A stretch of Cellulosilyticum sp. I15G10I2 DNA encodes these proteins:
- a CDS encoding Holliday junction resolvase RecU, which yields MGYWNTRGLRGSGLEEMVNITNELYRQKNLGVVQKIPTPIKPITIDKEKRVITLAYFEQKSTVDYVGVIQGIAICFDAKETSKNFLPINNIHKHQIDFMKDFKKQGGEAFLVVYFKKHEEYFFIDITTLDTYYENAVRGGKKSIAYDLFDRNYLIPIEGGRYIHYLKTLQKYLNEA from the coding sequence ATGGGATATTGGAATACGAGAGGCCTAAGAGGTAGCGGACTTGAAGAAATGGTTAATATCACTAATGAATTATATCGGCAGAAAAACCTCGGTGTTGTACAGAAAATTCCGACGCCCATTAAACCAATTACAATTGATAAAGAAAAAAGAGTTATTACCCTTGCTTACTTTGAACAGAAAAGTACCGTTGACTATGTGGGGGTTATCCAAGGGATAGCTATATGTTTTGATGCTAAAGAAACAAGTAAGAATTTTTTGCCCATTAATAATATCCATAAGCATCAGATAGATTTCATGAAAGATTTTAAAAAACAAGGAGGAGAGGCTTTCCTGGTAGTCTATTTTAAAAAGCATGAAGAATATTTCTTTATTGATATTACAACATTGGACACTTATTATGAAAATGCGGTTAGAGGGGGTAAAAAGTCTATAGCCTATGATTTATTTGATAGGAACTACTTAATACCTATTGAAGGCGGCAGGTATATTCATTATTTAAAAACCCTGCAAAAGTACTTAAATGAGGCTTAA